A window of Coraliomargarita sinensis genomic DNA:
ATACACAAACTCGGGTTTGAATCCCCCTCGCCGATTCAGGCACAAACGATTCCGGCCATCCTTTCCGGCAAAGACATCGTCGGCCTTTCCCAAACCGGCTCGGGCAAGACGGCCGCCTTCGGCCTACCCGCACTGCAAGCGGTGGATATCAATCAAAAGGAAGCACAGGTCTTGGTGCTCTGCCCCACGCGAGAGCTCGCCGTCCAAGTTTGCGCCGAGATTCACCGGCTTGGTTCGGCATTAAAGGGCCTCTCAGCCGTCCCGGTTTACGGCGGCGCTCCGATTGACCGGCAAATGCGTGCCATGCGAAAAGGCGCTCACGTGATCGTCGGCACGCCCGGCCGGGTAATGGACCACCTGCGCCGACGCTCACTCAAGACCGACGGCATTAAGATGTGCATCCTCGACGAAGCCGACCGCATGCTCGACATGGGCTTCCGCGAGGACATGGAAGTCATCCTCGACCAACTGCCGGCCGACCGGCAGACACTCTTCTTCTCCGCCACCATGAACAAAAGCGTTCAGGGGCTGATCCGGGCCTTCAGCCATGAAGCGGTGGAAATCAGCATCGAGCGTAAAGCGCTGACCGTCGACACCATCGCGCAGGAATACTACGAGGTCCGCAACCGGTCGAAGATCGAAGTCATGTGCCGGCTGCTTGATCTGGAAACCAAGCCACGCGGCATCGTTTTTTGTAACACCAAACAAATGGTGGAAGATGCCACCGAAGCCCTCGCCGCACGCGGCTATCTCGCCGACCGGATCCACGGCGACATTGCCCAGAATAACCGGGAGCGGGTGATCAAAAAATTCCGCGATGGCAGCGTAGAGCTACTCGTCGCCACCGACGTGGCCGCGCGCGGCCTCGATATCGACGATGTGGACGTGGTTTTCAACTACGACCTGCCCTACGACCCCGAGGATTATGTCCACCGCATCGGCCGCACCGGGCGGGCCGGACGCAGCGGCAAATCGATCACCTTTGTTTACGGCCGGGACATTTACCGCCTCGAAGCGATCGAGCGCTACACCCGCCAGACGATTCGCCGCATGCGCATTCCTTCCCTCGAAGAAGTGGAGGGCCGCAAAACCGACAATGTGTTCAATGCGGTCCGCGAGCGTCTGGAATCCGGCGACTACAAGCGGCACGATGACTGGATCGAGCGCCTGCTCGACGCCGGCCACACGCCGACCGATATCGCCAGCGCCCTATTCGATTCCTTCAGCAAAGCGGACAACAGCGGCGGCGAGGAAATCGCCGAAGACCGCGAGCCCTTCGAAGCCAATCCGAAAAAGGGAGGCAAGCCCGGCAAGGGTAAAAAAGGGAAACGTGGCAAGTTCTCCGGCAAAGGACCGTATAAAGGCAATTCAGGAAAATTCGAAAAGAAGCCTTTCAAGCCTAAAAGCAACCTGGCCGGCGCCAAGCCCAAGAAGAAATTCTCGGATAAAAAAGCGAAAAAGAACCCCGAACCGAAACGACGCTTCAAGGTACCGAAGTGATCGGGACACAGGCGGGACGCCTGTGCTACGTATAACAGGCGTCCCGCCTGTTTCCTTTCAGTTTTGTCCCGACCATATAAGCCAACGCTTTCCAGTTGATTTCTGGGCATTCCCGCAGCTTCATATCCACGTGTCCGACAGCGAAGCAACCAAGCCATTTCTTTCACCGAGCCAGAAGCGTATTATCGCGACGGGCTGCACCGCACTGGCCGCCCTCTTTTTGGCTGCTGCCGCCTACTTGCTCTTTGCGCTACTGCGGGACTTTGTCGGCGCCTTTCAGGATGTCCTGCTACCCCT
This region includes:
- a CDS encoding DEAD/DEAH box helicase; this translates as MDTTFTDLGLSPQLLDGIHKLGFESPSPIQAQTIPAILSGKDIVGLSQTGSGKTAAFGLPALQAVDINQKEAQVLVLCPTRELAVQVCAEIHRLGSALKGLSAVPVYGGAPIDRQMRAMRKGAHVIVGTPGRVMDHLRRRSLKTDGIKMCILDEADRMLDMGFREDMEVILDQLPADRQTLFFSATMNKSVQGLIRAFSHEAVEISIERKALTVDTIAQEYYEVRNRSKIEVMCRLLDLETKPRGIVFCNTKQMVEDATEALAARGYLADRIHGDIAQNNRERVIKKFRDGSVELLVATDVAARGLDIDDVDVVFNYDLPYDPEDYVHRIGRTGRAGRSGKSITFVYGRDIYRLEAIERYTRQTIRRMRIPSLEEVEGRKTDNVFNAVRERLESGDYKRHDDWIERLLDAGHTPTDIASALFDSFSKADNSGGEEIAEDREPFEANPKKGGKPGKGKKGKRGKFSGKGPYKGNSGKFEKKPFKPKSNLAGAKPKKKFSDKKAKKNPEPKRRFKVPK